Sequence from the Rutidosis leptorrhynchoides isolate AG116_Rl617_1_P2 chromosome 3, CSIRO_AGI_Rlap_v1, whole genome shotgun sequence genome:
tatcttcttgtcgcacaaaacccctttcgcagctctccacttcaaccatcctactctTATACGGTGAGACacatcctcatctatccttcccgatttgtgTAGCATTGATCCTAAGTATCTAAAGGAATCCTGTGGATGTAAGACCTGATCCCCAATACGAATATCCACAGTATCATTGTGATCTTCGATCCTCCCATAGTCGCATCTAAGATACTCCGATTTAAGTCTACTAATCCGCAGTCCATTTTGTTCCAGGGCATTCCTCCATTGCTCCAGCCTTCTGTTTAGCTCATCCTGGGATTCCGATACTACaacaatatcatcggcaaaaatcaagCACCAAGGGATACTCCCTTGTATCCTTTGAGACAGGTCGTCTAAGACTAAagcgaaaagaaaagggctaagAGCAGATCCTTGATGTAAACCTACTTCTACTGGGAAATACTCTGTGTATCCTACTGTCGTCCGAACGCGAGTTTTCGCCCCCTGGTACATGTCCATAATAGCTCTTATATACCTACCTGGGATACCTCTACTATTAAGGATCTTCCAAATCAACTCTCGTGGGACACTATCATAagctttttccaagtctaagaaagccatgtgtaggttcttttgtttctctctatacttctccataagactTCTAATAATGTGGATTGCCTCCATCGAGGAGCATCCTGGCATGAACCCAAATTGATTCTCTGACACCTTTGTCTCGCGTCTAAGCCTattctcaatcactctctcccatagTTTCATGGTATGGCTAAGTAACTTTATACCTCTATAGTTACTACACGTCTGCGCATCCCCTTTGttcttgtaaatgggaataacCTCGCTCAGTCTCCACTCCATTGGCATTTTTGCGCTTCTAAACGTcgtgttgaaaaggtttgtcaaccaCCTAACCCATCATTGCCTAAGCACCGCCACGCCTCTATAGGGATTTGGTCcggtcctactgctttgtttctccccatcttgCGTAGGGCCACTCTAACTTCCCCATGGTTGATCCTCGTGCAGAAACAGTTGTTTTGGTATTGTGGGGCCATATCATAGCCATGTGGCTCTCCATTCCTAGTCCTTCCCCCATCGAAAAGGGATGAGAAATATTCTTCCCATCGTTTCCTAATTTTGTCTTCCTTCACTATGCTTTAACCTGCTTCATCCTTGATATATTTGATGTTAACCAGGTCTCTTCGCCGACGTtccctagctttggctatcctgTAGATGTAGTTTGCCCCTTCTTTAGAGTCTAGTCTCTTATATAAGTCTTCGTAAGCTTTATCTTTTGCACGTGTAACGGCGATCTTTGCTTCTCTCTTGGCTTCTTTATAACTATTTTCTATGCTAGTTCTGTCTACTAGTGTACCCCCTCTAAAGGAGGTGAGCTCCCGAAACCTCACTTGTTTAAGCGCGACTTTAGTTTGGACCTCGTCGTTAAGCCACCATGATTCTCTACAACCATTTTGGGCTCTCGACGTCCCAACTGCCACTCCCAAGGATTCTTTTGCCACCCCTCTAATAGTGGACGCTAGGTTGTTCCACATCTGATCTGCATCAATAAAGGCTACATTTTCCATTTCAGCACCCATTCTTTCAACAACATTAGCT
This genomic interval carries:
- the LOC139900137 gene encoding uncharacterized protein, which encodes MPMEWRLSEVIPIYKNKGDAQTCSNYRGIKLLSHTMKLWERVIENRLRRETKVSENQFGFMPGCSSMEGAKTRVRTTVGYTEYFPVEVGLHQGSALSPFLFALVLDDLSQRIQGSIPWCLIFADDIVVVSESQDELNRRLEQWRNALEQNGLRISRLKSEYLRCDYGRIEDHNDTVDIRIGDQKSIISK